One stretch of Eupeodes corollae chromosome 2, idEupCoro1.1, whole genome shotgun sequence DNA includes these proteins:
- the LOC129945305 gene encoding uncharacterized protein LOC129945305, with amino-acid sequence MCCEFKVYEGVIFVELFYKEKCFRILPTYINCNQWNTDFEQLEGVITRGKTSNLLVVGDMNARTGRQAGNENEILGIERNSKDIIVNARGLKLIELCDTYGLRIQNETSLSDTNGEFTFVGGQGSSVIDYSLVGSEWNELIVDLEIHNVPYSDHFPIAVKFKLNTREAKESRIMNILPKIKWKSKHKSEYQLRLNNALICQRTYDLPQIEEIIKVSYYTVNTNTQRNSSAPWYDADCKKYRKLSFGWLRAYRTSNEDYFRHQYLMANKAYKEIYFWNLARQLNGKRFSIQKNLSPNLLAAHFEKLLNPVHETPSVEYAIPAYECGVLDATISYQEVISAVTKLKDGKAAGSNGISAEFYKYGTPELLTRLTFIFNNIMDTGTIPNEFKESIIFRVHKKGNMAEPANYRGLSFLNASYKIFTLILQKRFNEWIDSDKLLHEYQAGFRSGYSTIDHIFTLRCMAETFLRKKKKLYAFFVDFRAAFDMIDRNALFYKLYSKGMSCKFGRVIQNLYDDTTSKVWNGEALSEEFKTQSGVRQGCTLSPSMFAMFIDDLVDILPCGVECHVE; translated from the exons atgtgttgCGAATTTAAAGTATACGAAGgcgttatttttgttgaactgttttacaaagaaaaatgtttccgAATCCTGCCGACTTATATCAACTGCAATCAATGGAATACAGATTTTGAACAACTAGAAGGTGTAATAACTCGAGGTAAAACATCTAACTTGCTGGTGGTGGGTGATATGAATGCGAGGACAGGAAGACAAGCGGGAAATGAAAATGAGATCCTGGGAATTGAACGAAATTCGAAGGACATTATTGTTAATGCAAGAGGACTGAAGCTTATTGAACTATGCGATACATAcggtttaagaattcaaaatgaaactagCTTATCGGATACGAACGGAGAATTTACTTTTGTTGGAGGACAAGGTAGCTCGGTGATTGATTATAGTTTGGTAGGTAGTGAATGGAATGAACTGATTGTTGATTTGGAAATCCATAATGTACCTTACTCTGACCACTTTCCAATCGccgtaaaatttaaacttaataccAGAGAAGCAAAGGAATCGAGAATTATGAATATCTTaccgaaaataaaatggaaatcgAAACACAAGTCAGAGTATCAATTAAGATTAAATAATGCACTGATATGCCAAAGAACTTACGATTTACCTCAGATAGAAGAGATAATCAAAGTATCTTACTACACAGTTAACACCAACACTCAGCGAAACTCTTCGGCACCATGGTATGATGCCGACtgtaaaaaatacagaaaattatCGTTTGGCTGGTTAAGAGCGTATAGGACCTCAAATGAGGACTATTTCAGACACCAGTATTTAATGGCTAATAAGGCGTACaaagaaatat atttttggaacttGGCAAGACAGCTGAATGGCAAACggttttcaattcaaaagaaCTTGAGTCCAAACCTTCTGGCAGCTCACTTTGAGAAACTGTTGAATCCAGTACATGAGACACCTTCGGTGGAATACGCTATACCAGCCTATGAATGTGGTGTTCTTGATGCTACAATTAGTTACCAAGAAGTAATATCAGCTGTAACGaagcttaaagatggaaaagctgcaGGTTCGAATGGCATatcagctgaattttataagtatgggACACCAGAACTACTCACAAGgctaacttttatatttaacaatatCATGGATACCGGGACTATACCAAATGAATTCAAAGAATCGATTATTTTTCGGGTTCACAAGAAAGGAAACATGGCCGAACCAGCTAATTACAGAGGTCTATCGTTCCTAAATGCTTCATACAAGATATTTACACTAATACTACAGAAACGATTCAACGAATGGATTGATAGCGACAAACTACTGCACGAGTACCAGGCAGGATTTAGAAGTGGATATTCAACGATCGATCATATTTTTACCCTTAGATGTATGGCTGAAACATTCCTTCGCAAGAAAAAGAAGCTATATGCCTTCTTCGTCGATTTTAGAGCTGCTTTCGATATGATCGATAGAAATGCTCTATTTTATAAGCTATATAGTAAAGGTATGTCATGCAAGTTTGGAAGAGTCATACAGAATCTCTACGACGACACAACAAGTAAAGTATGGAATGGTGAAGCGCTTTCGGAAGAATTCAAAACACAATCGGGAGTCAGGCAAGGTTGTACATTGAGCCCAAGCATGTTCGCCATGTTCATTGATGATCTGGTTGACATTCTGCCATGTGGAGTAGAGTGCCATGTGGAGTAA